A window of Drosophila sulfurigaster albostrigata strain 15112-1811.04 chromosome X, ASM2355843v2, whole genome shotgun sequence genomic DNA:
GCTGCattgttttcaaattgcaCATCGGGTGTTTTCGCTATTTTACTATTTGCATGATGATGAGCGCATCGCATATTTATAAAGCGAACGCTTGGCGGTTGGCACTGAGAACTTTTGCCAATTGAAGAAATGTtctgaaatgcatttgcattattaaaagCAACGCAACGCAGCGACTAATTAACCAAAAATCGAGCAAttaaacaacgacaacgaatgAGATAGCAAGCACATTGTTTACATACGATTAagtgttgcttgtttttgttgctgttgctattgctgtgttgctgtcgTGATGCGTCATACTGTTTTGACCCCAAGAGCAGCTGCCACATGGTAACTCACACGTAACTCAACAGAACGCTTAGGAGAACAATCAAATGAGGAAAGCAAAGGAAGTAAGACAGCTAGAGACATGTCTGCTCGACTTTGAAATACATGGCACTTGCTTGAAAGGAAACACTCAACAATTTAAGGTAACCAAAGCAACACTCAAACTCGTTTTTAACCCTAtagaaatatttcttaattcattttaaatattaaaattttgagaCATCATTTAAATACGAATTTCTGTTATGTTTTGAAGTGATAAAATCACACTCTAAAACAAACGTTAAACTCGTTTTTAACCCTATAGAAATAGTGCATAAATAAATCGAAgtattgaaattttgaaacatcatttaaatttgaattttccaGATAAAATCAAACTCTAAACCAAAACTTGATTAGCAAATTTAGTATACTACTAAATATTTAGACTTCAACTCCAGCTATGCTGTATAAAATGTTTTCGCTACTCCTCTATTCCATGGATTGCGGTTATACACTTTTGATTGCAATACGAAAATGCAagataaattcaataaacattACTCACCATGAaaactactgctgctgctctcgctGCGACTCAGATCGAAACCGTTCTACAATTGTGAGAGAGTGCAAGAGTGAAATGAATAATAGATCCATCAAAGTGTATAATCAATACAACGCACCGCTTCAACATCCAGGGTAAGCTGTTCCATTGGCCTGCGGGCCATTTGAATCATGCCATTGCGAATGGTCTCCAGACGCTTGGATGCCTCGGCCGATGATGTCAAATTAAAGCTATCGTTTTGACTTTCGCAGCTATCCTCCTCGGGTATGGCATCCCAGCGAttactgctgctgatgtgaAACAGGCCATTATTGTCCAATTGCCCCGAATTTGTGGGCGTTCTttcagatgatgatgatgaggtaTTTTCGTTGTGTATTGAGCCCGTCGTCTCCGAGCCCATCTCAGTCGCAGTGCCTCGCACATTTGTTGGCGTCAACTGTGTGGATGCTAGACTCATGTCACTGGAACTATGACTAAAGCTATCATATTGAGCGCCCACTGTTCCGTCGCTCTCTTTGGTCAcaatctacaaaaaaaaaaacattttccatttacttTTACGTCAAGCAGAATCATTGGAGTAACAACTATTCTCACCTGTTGGTTAACAAACGCATATTCGAGCGCCTTATCGGCACCCACATAGTCTTTAATAATCTCGTTCATCACGCCCACAATATATTGCATTGAGGGCCGATCCTCGGGCGCTGTTTTCCAACACGCTGTCATCAGTTGCTCAATGTGCTTGGGGCAATTGTCCAGCAGCGGAGGTCGCTCACCTGTTGACGCGAACCCCAAACAGAACAAGTCAATATAAGAACAGTTTTTGTTATGATGAAGCCTCACTCACCTTTGTAGATCTTCCACTGTATTGTGTATGCATTGTCAATGTCCTTAAAGGGCTGCTTTCGCGACAGAACTTCCCACAGTACAATCGCCCAACTGAATATGTCGCATTTCTCTGTGTATTTGGATCCTTCAAACACCTGTTTGTAATAGAGTAATAAATGTAACAGATGAGCACATTATTCAATATAAGCGACAAATTTACTTATGTTATCTATTAGCTGattcagtattttgtatattattttatttatattctatacAAAAGGGAatattatatcttatatcgTGCAAGCTTTAGAAACAAATGTTTTACCATAACTAAatcagaaaataaaatacaacaaatcaaatgtcaataaaaccatattctaaaaatataccgaatatccTGAAAGCTACTAAAACATACTgtaggctatatttggtatatcgaagtagtactatatttttgaaaaaaaaaaaaataccatacagtaccaaatataccacattgtcagGCAACGtaactgaaatatatttcttaaataatttttatccGCTCTCAACCAAATTTTTTTGGATTGATACGAACAGATAAACATATGTGGCTATGTCGTctcaattatatatatgtctaTGACCTTAATAGGGTTacagatgcctccttctgcctattacatacattctctgcagtcacaaagttataatacccttctaccctatgggtagcaggtataaaGATAATTACTACCATCCATACTTTTGAGTTTGTTGTGTACATATTACAGCCTCCCGTTGACTTAATTTACGGTAATTCTATTGTTTTCACTACTAATGGTTTTAGTACTACAATTCTTTCCTCAGCTGAGCTCtattattatcgatttaaAAAAGGTTTACACTGCTTAAATATCTAAAGTTTACTCCATAAAGCagtaatgaaaaataattaaaatatttaacaaaaataaattgatgtagatttataattcattattttatatttcgttGAGtgtggttttttgttttaatttttaaataatgttacTACACAATCTTGCTGATTAAATCTTGTAAACTTGCTCCTAGCTTTTACCGCTTAAGTTATGCGTAAATAAATTCTGCTGTTTTAATTAGTTTCTCTTCTTAAATATGTCAACTTAATATTGATACTAAATAAAGTATGTTGCAGTTATGTGTAAGTGCCCTTAAGCGagatataaattatatatgacTGTAGTATTTTAGTACTCACCTCAGGCGCCATCCAAGCAGCGCTGCCGCGATTATTTGTCATCATTGTGGACTTGTCGGCCACAGTGCCAAAATCGCAAATCTTCAGGTTGCGTCCCTTGTTGGTCAAGAGCAAATTGAGTGGCTTTAGATCACGATGTATTAGCGGCTTTGGAGTCATTCCATGCAGGTAGGCAACACCCTAGAAAATCGAATGAAATACTTATTTTAGGATATTGATCAAATATTATAGAATCTGAACAGACCTCTGCACATTGGCGTGCCCAACTCATGGCATGGGCCAAGCTATATACGGGCTTTACTTTTCCATGTAGGAAATTGTGCAAGGAACCGCCTTCGGCATACTCCATAATAAGATATGTGGCCTGCTGATACGATGAGATGCCGTGCAAAGCAATGATATTGGGATGCTTGACACGCGACAATTGCTTGACCTCCTTTTCAATGTCCTTCTGCTCGGCGCTGGCGAAGAACTCCTTGACTGCGACCAGCTGATTGCGCCAGTTGGCCTTGCACACCACACCATACGAGCCATGTCCGACTTTCTGTGAATGTGATGAAGAAGTTAATCGATTCAATGAATTCGGAGATTATAACATTCTTACCTCGCCAAGCGTTATCTCACTGAAGTTCACATAGAAGGCTTGCAGTGCATCTTGGGACGCGGACGCAGATGCAGATGCTGATGCAGCCATTGCCTGCGGTttgtgttcttgttgttttcgttattGCTGATCCTGATCCTGGTTATGATTGCGATTCTGGTCTCACTGCATATGcgtgctattgttgttgttgctgttgttgttataattGTTGTCCGTGCGCTTAGCTTATGCTTATATCGACCAGCAGTGAATCGCTGCAAATGCGAACGCTGCGCACATCTTCCAAAAACGGCGTTGACCACAACTTTACCATTAGCGGCCAGGTTAAATAGTTTCGCCGTTGTGTTGAGTTTTTGAATTCGGGCTGCGATTCGATTGTTTTTCAATTGCTTCAACAAttatttctcatttctttttcgttttcctATTTAGTTTGGGCCTGTTCGTTTGTCGCTGTCTCTCTGGGCTAGTGGTTGAGACGACCTgcaaaataatcataatattttTTCGTGTTTATCGATATGATGCGATGTTTCTGCATCAAATACATCGTTTGagaaaaaatttgttattgcaAGCAATTTTCAAGAGGCACCAAAGCAACTGtagttatattatttataaaaatgttttattttttttcttttttaaataattcatctATTCGaatagatatttattttatcttataCATTTGGGTTGCAATGCATTAtccatttgaatttaactatagaaattttaattacatgtATTTAAAGATTAATAATTGTAGCTATTGATCTTGATCAAATCGGAATATTCACCAAAAATGGAGtgtttgtatattgtatataaatacatcGATATATTTTACCATCTCTAACCGATGTGTGGCCATTGTAGCCCGAAAATACTAAGttctttttggtatatatctGGTTTAACTGCATTCTGTATTTGTACTGCATTAATAAATGCCGTTACTAAATTTTGATTGTGTTTTTcgatataatacatttttacgaaaaacattttgtaattcCTTAGCACAATTCGGGAGGCATTAAGTTGTTCAATATACTGGTGGTCTTTTAGCTcgatatttatgtaaaattcaCCACCACAATGCAGTAGGTGGTATATTGGATATATTTTCGAGCTTATTTAGTGTGTTTTGGAAACACACTTGCGGTCACCCTGTCACACTCATACGTTGAAGCGCTCGCTTGCCAAGCGGATGCAATTTCGgacaagaaaagaaagaaaagcaagaattaattttgttatcttttattttttttcgacgcTCGCAATATACACAATTACAAACGCAAACAATTAAGTAAACTGTGGTCAAACAGtagttgaaatgaaaacagatTGCTGATAACACCAAATCGTAATGCatccaataataatattaatataataacaagTGTGCAGCCTTTTTTTTTCGCCCGCGTGAATTTGGAATCGGGAAATCGGGAATCGTGAATtgtgtgttgtgcgtgtgtgaaaTTTGCTggtaacacaaaaaaaaggcaaaggaaaaatagaaaaagtgcGTCTAAATATatgaagagaagaaaaatatGGTGTTGGTTTGTGGGGGGTGTGTTTGGGGAAAACAGCAGTAGCCAGCAAAGGCATCAGCAGAACCATTTGCCcacaattctatttttttttttttttgccaaagtGTTGGAGGCGACGCCGCCAATTAATGCTCGCGGTCTCTGCCGCCGTCGCAGCCGCAGCCATTGATGCCGACGCCAGTGTCAccgcagcaataacaacaacaactacaacgatgacaacaacaacaacaaaacgctgCAACgtgaaagaaatgaaatgtcaAAGTTTTGCAAAGTTTGCATATTGAAAAGACGCGcataaaaatagtatttttttttgttttctgtttttcggtttttttttttgttattgctttttggttttgttggttttgttttcgttcttTCGCTTgtgattttcattgaaaatgaaCGAGAAGTTAAtgcaatatatacatatacacataacACAAGAAGCAAGCGAAAAGAGGAAGAGCACACAGAAAGTcaacttcatcatcatcatcgccgtcgtcgtcgtcatcgccatcatcattatcaacGTAATCGTAATCTCCATCTCCTCCACATTCTCTTCTTTGTTAggatgtgtgcgtgtgttttttttttatgcgtgCGCGCCACACGAGGAAGAGGAAGCGCTACCAAAAATTACTTTGCggctcgctctctccctctcactctgtgaatgtgtgtgtctgaATTTCCATTGCCTGCTGgctactgtgtgtgtgtgtgtgtgtgtgtgtttgtgggcgAGTTTGTGTTTTAGCACTAATCTTAATGTAGTTATCGGCATTTTAAACGCTTTTTAAAgggcataacaacaacatcctCAACATTCGTCGTGTACATTAAGTGAGagcagaaaacaacaacaaccggcgacaacaaaataaaaacacacacagtaaaacaataataacaacaactggtCACACTGTGCATCACAATATCcatgtgcgtgagtgtgtgtgtgtgtgattgagtTTTAAAGCCGACGATGCCGTTTGGTAATTTGTTGGTAAGTctgtttttcaaattatgctcacattttgtttttgtttatttgtgcaCTATTTAAATGTAGTTTTGTGTcttggagtgtgtgtgtgtgagtgtgagttgtgtaaataatataaacaaacagcGAAACGAATTATGTACTATACTCTTTTTCCTcttgccatcatcatcatcatcatccccACTTCAGTACCCCCCTCCCCACATGTTTGGACTCTTGTGCATCTTGAGCTATTTCTACATTattcttgttttgttgctgctgctgctgtttgcagCTTTTTAcgtgctcacacacacacacactcagacacacacacatttcccGTTGTACTTACAACATGAACAGCGAAAGTTGTCTTCCTGCTTTTTACCGCCATCTCTCAGGCATCTGCATCAGCATCGTTCATTTTCCAATCGTTCCTCTGCtcaagctttttttttgtttcttgtgcTCACGCTCTTAACTTGTCTTGGTCTTGTGCCTTGcagctttggctgacaattccTGTTAGCAAGGgcatatgcaaattgcgtTTAGCCGACCTTCTCTCACCTCGCTCGTTGACTGGCTGGCTCTCTTTtactctctttctttctctttgcgATTTGCTCACTCCTGTTTGGAGATCATTTAAAGTAGTCGCTTGTTTAGCTACTTGATTCGATACACACATGTAATTTGTGATCTATCGATAGTTTGATCACTTTcgataatttatttgtattgctcACGGATTACACTTCCCTAAACTCAAGCAATAGGAACTATTAAAGCTTTGTTAGTTTATAAAGAATAGTATAGTTGACAGGGAAATCTTAAGctaataaatatcacaattctTATGAAAGTACATTGAAACTATTCCATTACATTTGTCTTGCCATTGAAAATGAATGTGACTCTGCAATATAGCGACCAAAGAATACAGTTAaagatttttataataataatattaaacaaaaataaaagcaaggGAGTCGAGAGTACTTTACTACGAGATACCCTGTACGAATTTCTAAGATCAGACTTATCATGTTATCACATGCTTGAAtgcttttgatatttattcTGATCATGATATTATAATATGCTCGATGGAATCACATGATACccttttatttatacattttgttacggggtatatttaatactgggtcataaacaaataaagtatACTTTTGAACagaccaaataaataaacaaaatgtgtacaattgtattttgtattttgacgGATCTCGATCTCTCACCGAGTTCAGCGAACGAACGCCTTACAAAGTCATAAATAACAATGCGATGACAATGTCCCTTCTCTTTTCATGCTTCCACATACTCGCCTCATAATTAGGAGTCGAAATGCAACCCAAACGAATTAAGTGGCTACAATAAAGACCCtgagagtttttttttctctcctcTTCTGTCGGTCTGTGTGCTTGTTTGTTGGTGTGATcgtaccacacacacacacacagttgcagAATAAAACggttttaactttatttaattcgaggacaaaatatttaatccaGTTTTCAATGCGTTCAGGGTGTATCTATTATCACAACAGTTTGATATAAAGTTTTTAGTGGAGATCTTATGTTCTATTATAGAAAAGTTCGAATAGGAATTGTAGTATAGCtacattataaaaattatatttgaaaatcaaatcagCTTTAGTATTattgagtaaaaaaaaatactcaaaaataatgattatttgtgtttttttaattttgctcaAAATAAAACCCTATTTAATGACTGAAGTTTAGCTGTTAAACAGAATAGTATGTGTTTTGTTGACAAAGAATatgtacaaacaaattttatatttaaccTTCCACACTTTATGGATagcgcataaaaaaataagacaaAATAACACAactaaaacacacaaaaaaaaagaaggttATTCCAGCTACTAAGTAAGTTCATTGCTTGATTCCATTCGATCTTTCATCCGTTGGCcctgtttttgtgtttggttttttttttttttgtaggctCGTGCTTTGTTGAACGTGGAATCGGCTCCGTTCGCTCCGTTTTGGAGTTCATCGTTGATTCCGTCAAAAGGCGAAAACAGTTCCCAGGCCCGTTAAGCCAAAAATCGTATGAACGAAGtagctttgctgttgcttcaaGGTTTTatgtaattgttaattttattttgttggccgtcggttttcattttcgtttattattatttgtatacccTGTACCCGTTAAATGCGCTGTCAAGGGTATAATAAAGTGCTGTGAATTTTTGGATTTGTTCGATTCGATTCGCTACAGAAATAATGGAAATTTGCAtagtaaatttgaaaaatgaaagaagaGTTCTCTTCTGCTTAAAGAAAAGGGTGTTGCTATAGTCGATCATGCTTTTGATGCTCattgttttcttcatttctgCTTCTTGCGTGTTGGtcgaaaccaaaaaaaccaagagaggaaaaaaaaacaattgcaacaaagAGGTGATTTCTTACAATCGTGATTTAgccatattgttgttgtagttgttgcctgACAGTTGATGCCGTTATATTATTAGGTATTAGCTTGCCCACATTCAAATTGTAATTCTTTGCTCATTATGTGTAATTATCTTTTGACTGTTGTTGTCTTTACATCTCTATGCaagtcatttgcatttaatttcaacaaaattatcaaCCTATTACAACGCAAAGTAATCGAGAATTGATGATAAATTGTTATCAATCCCCCACACTTGACAGAGTGGGGCGACAAagcgtcatcatcatcatcatcatcacaccACAACAACCGAGCACAGAGCTGAAACATGTCACTTTTCTACCGGTTGTGTGCAGTCAGAACATGTCTCCAATTCACTTGATAttactcactcactcactcactcacgtTGGGGTCTCTATTCTATTGTTCtaacttgctgttgttgttattattattgttattgttattcttaGTTGTTGGCCATTTGTCAAGTGTCCGCAAATCGCGTGAAATTTACAAcgttatacaatttaaatactagaATTAACAATTTGTTACTGTTCTATACTTCCATTGTTCGCTATTTTttattccatttcaatttcttttataGAGGTATGATGACATAACCTCATATGTTCACAATACCACACGAAGACCATACAAAAATTAcacaaaccaaaacaaaaaattacgaaaaaacgaaaaaaaaataataagtaagaaTAAGTAGACTATCAAATACGCTGCTTGAagtttgaattgaaaatttgagGCTGGACAAATTTGgttgtttaaaaatagttgaaattagtgcaaatagttaaatactttttacagggtatgcaaataaaagtatctattataataaattataatgcttcatttatttcaaatttaacaaatgGTCAGATAACAATTTTGGctgtttaaaaacaatttagttaGCTCAAAATTGTTCAATActctttacagggtatacaaaaAGTAcgcaaaaaaagagaacaaaaaatatatattactaataataattctgttttcaaatttaacaaataaaagaataacTAATTTGGttgttaaaaacaatttgaatttagttgTTGAATACTCTTTATGGGGTAtagaaaagaaagcaaaaaaaataaaaataactgtaTTAGAGATGATAATTCCGCTTTAAAACTTAACAATTGAAAGAATAACAACTTTggttgttaaaaaaaaaatgaatttagttAGCCACAAACTGTTAAATACtcattacagggtatacaaaaagtacgcaaaaaaacaaagagagaagaaaactattataataataatgctttCCTTTTCTGCCTTTTGTGTACAGCTGAGCTTAGGCGCCGATAAAAAGCATTACGATACACAACGcgaaaaaatgtgaaatattttatattacttttttttctcttttacttattatttttttgtgtgctagCTAGCAAAGCgatgttgctattgttgtagttgttgttgttgttactgttgttgggACATT
This region includes:
- the LOC133847907 gene encoding mitogen-activated protein kinase kinase kinase 7 — encoded protein: MAASASASASASQDALQAFYVNFSEITLGEKVGHGSYGVVCKANWRNQLVAVKEFFASAEQKDIEKEVKQLSRVKHPNIIALHGISSYQQATYLIMEYAEGGSLHNFLHGKVKPVYSLAHAMSWARQCAEGVAYLHGMTPKPLIHRDLKPLNLLLTNKGRNLKICDFGTVADKSTMMTNNRGSAAWMAPEVFEGSKYTEKCDIFSWAIVLWEVLSRKQPFKDIDNAYTIQWKIYKGERPPLLDNCPKHIEQLMTACWKTAPEDRPSMQYIVGVMNEIIKDYVGADKALEYAFVNQQIVTKESDGTVGAQYDSFSHSSSDMSLASTQLTPTNVRGTATEMGSETTGSIHNENTSSSSSERTPTNSGQLDNNGLFHISSSNRWDAIPEEDSCESQNDSFNLTSSAEASKRLETIRNGMIQMARRPMEQLTLDVEANGFDLSRSESSSSSFHAKSDGRERLTVTDTKPMIMAINTANTTTDLTNNNNNNNNNVNHITQNNSSNNNPDNNITTNGLQNNQHANDKNDCVDAEVDVDLVDVDPDVDSGCGYTEQSLAEILDLELQPEPPIPNNAESQAIYRDHRHMAKEYLSLDTNLYYAQDFKEKLILQMDQIEREQKKELLRKIKDKEDLQSLYNNLQQQWEKLPAAQQARLQPPVMNNIVSSSGNSYGSSQEMSGGGIVGGGETVENDGWVVIAPHHQT